From the genome of Candidatus Saccharimonadales bacterium, one region includes:
- a CDS encoding DUF4190 domain-containing protein, whose product MATKETKQQIVQAEAQAPQPSDNSLSIISVVLGTVSLIGPGLLLGIPAIIVGAIALKKQQGEKGVSITGIVTGAISTVFSVIILALVIWGFVWGMNHPEEMRDKRRIPTQEQRERFDLQRS is encoded by the coding sequence ATGGCAACTAAAGAAACAAAGCAACAAATAGTGCAAGCCGAAGCTCAAGCACCTCAGCCGAGTGACAACTCACTTTCAATTATCTCTGTCGTTCTCGGAACGGTATCACTTATAGGACCGGGGCTCCTTTTAGGTATCCCGGCAATTATCGTTGGTGCGATAGCGCTCAAAAAACAGCAAGGCGAAAAAGGTGTTAGCATCACCGGTATCGTTACTGGTGCGATCAGTACAGTTTTCTCCGTTATTATTCTCGCTCTTGTCATTTGGGGATTTGTATGGGGAATGAATCACCCAGAAGAAATGCGTGACAAGCGCCGCATACCGACTCAAGAACAACGAGAACGATTCGATTTGCAGCGATCATAG
- a CDS encoding helix-turn-helix domain-containing protein, translated as MKRTDIKSHCPVNFALESFGDPWSLLIVRDIVFWGKHTYGEFLASREGISTNILASRLAHLEQRGIIEKKRCEDDKRKDLYVLTEKGLELIPMLLEMSRWSSETDPLSEAPRALVEKICEDRTTMFGIIQDAVSRGNSLFNGPESVAARMGVTHG; from the coding sequence ATGAAGCGAACAGATATAAAATCACATTGTCCGGTCAATTTTGCACTCGAATCGTTTGGCGATCCATGGTCACTTCTTATTGTGCGGGACATTGTGTTTTGGGGCAAGCACACCTATGGGGAATTTTTGGCTTCGAGAGAAGGTATTTCTACTAATATTCTTGCTTCACGGTTGGCTCATCTGGAGCAGCGTGGCATCATTGAAAAAAAGCGCTGCGAAGACGATAAGCGCAAAGACTTGTACGTGTTGACTGAAAAAGGCTTAGAGCTTATTCCTATGTTGCTTGAAATGTCCCGGTGGAGCTCGGAGACCGATCCCCTTTCAGAAGCGCCCCGCGCACTTGTCGAGAAGATTTGCGAAGATAGAACGACGATGTTTGGCATAATCCAAGATGCTGTCAGCCGTGGCAATTCACTCTTTAACGGCCCCGAGAGTGTTGCTGCGCGTATGGGAGTTACCCACGGGTAA